AATAAAACTACAATTACCGTATGTCAACGTCTTTTAGAATGATAGTATTTATTAGAGAATTACACATTACGCTCTTAACCACAATCTTTAGATACCACATCAATGAGCAATTGCCATTAGCTCATTAGTAAAATCATTCCAGACGTGTGAAGTCAAGATTTACCTTTAATTCCAGCCATTTCGAAGAAGTCTAATATCACAaagaaaatacaatattaaagtaTATATTAAGCTCATACAATAAATATAACACCAAATGTCATTCGCATACTTTATTTATATAcacttaaaaactatttttttttttactattggtAAGCCTACGACATCACTTATCTAGACAAGATTCATAAACTACTTTATAACTTTACTATAATTTAGAATAAAGTATAACATATACATTAAAATCTGGTTTAAACTAATGAAGTATAAGAaaatagaaacataattttagtaaatataaacACCATTTtacactgtaaaatatatataatatttaaaatatgctgTTGTTTATTATTAACTGTCTCGTGTGAATATAGTTCAAATATAATTGACTTGAtgttaagaaaatttattttaagtaaaatatgaACATCTGAAATTGTAGAGCACCAAGATTTACGTAAATGTGTAAAAGCCCTGTCATATGGTTAAATTTTCGCTCCCAACACCTTCCAAtgtgttgtgtcaaataaagttggagggttatgacgtcaccgaaaacgtgaCTAGCGTAACCATTTTGCTTTCAATTGTATGACTtttgtttccattaaatattttgtatttaggacatgttttaaaataagttggatgttggatgcaatcggccaatcagaatcgtgcctagcgaaaatTGGAATGACATTAGGTTCCGTATTAACGATTCCTTAAAATGGCGAAAAGCATATAGCTGATTAAAGaggttaaaaaagttaaatacccAAAAGTATCTTTGTTAAATACCTGAAATAATGTTAACATTAATGTCATATGCGAAAACATTTTATgtgtaataattaaattatgtatctataaatctctgaaaatatatttcattatataACAAATATTAATGTGATTTAAATTCATTCACgaacaagaattaaaaaaatcacaacaaaataaaaaaaattaaaaaaagataatatAACATAGTAGAGGAGGGTGGGGAACTGTGAACCATGGGGTAGTGTGAaccaatgaaaaaatattttttgctattaAGGGAATTTTGACATTAATGCAAGAGAGCAGTTGGCAGTAAAAGTTCCTTTATTTGTTTAAGAATGTGTGAAGCTCCATGCTGTTTTTTGGTGTGtggattttttttcaaattttaaggtAAGAAACAAAATTTTGTCTTACTTAACTATATTCTTAATAACATTTATGTTTCTTAATTAATAAATTGGGTGTAATACTCTTTTCAACTCCATAGATCTTTATTATGTGTATGCATGTTTTAAACCTCCTggttacctaacataacctaaaaatgagAAATTTGTTCATTTTGGTATCATGGGGAACAGTGAACCATTTTAACTGGGGAACTATGAACCAGTGGTTCAATGTACCCCACATTTATTTTCCACCTTTGAAATAATGAATTTTGGTTCATGTTTGTTAGTGAATGTTACTTAACAACATATACTGTTCTAGATAATTACTTAAGGATATATTTATGCAACTTGTGTTTAATAATGTTGGTTTTGACATGGtgttaatataaatttgtaaacaaatttataatACAGAATTAGTTGAACatattttaatgataataatttctctgtttcAGATTCATTTTAATGATATAGAATGGCTCGAAAACCAAAGAAGAAAACAACTCGTAAACCTGATGGAGAGTTGATGAAAAGAGCTCTTGAGGACCATAAAAATGGGAAAGACAATACGAAAATCTGCTGAGAAGTTTAGTATACCGTATCCCACATTTCACAggtatgttttaaagtatatGAATAATCCTGCTTCCATGAGCTTTGAGCCTGATTATTGCAACAGAAAAATTTTCACTACCCAGCAAGAAAATGAGTTAGTAGATTATTTGGTTAAGTGTGCAAATATGTGCTACGGCTTGACTACAACACAATGTCGTCAGCTAGCATATAACTTGGCTAAGAGTAATGACATTGATGTGCCAGACAACTGGGAAAGAAATAAGGAAGCTGGTATAGATTGGTTCTATGGTTTCAGACAGAGGAATCCCACCTTGACAATAAGAAAACCAGAAGGTTGCTCATTATCACGTGCAACATCTTTTAACAGgcacaatgtaaacatgttttaTGATAACCTCCAGGAGATCTTGCAGCGAGAACCCAAGTTTTGTGATGGTACTAGAATCTTTAATTTGGATGAGACCAGCACCAAAACTGTACCAGATAAATTGCAAAATGTGATAGCGGGCAAAGGGATTAAGCAAGTGAACCAAGCCACAAGTGGAGAGAAGGGGATTCTAGATACTACTTGTTGTATAGTAAATGCAGCTGGAAATTCGTTACCCCCAGTAATGATTTTTCCTCGAAAGAAAGTTACAGATGTCATGTTTGAGAAAGCACCATGTGGCACGTTAGCATTAAGTGAGAAAAGTGGATGGATGACTGGAGAAAACTTTGAAAAAGTAATGACACATTTTGTGAAGCACTCAACAAGTAGCAAGGACAACCCATCATTGTTAATCTTAGATAACCATGAAAGTCATTTGGATCCAAAGGCATTAGACGTTGCTAAAACAAATGGAGTGACAATCCTCACTCTACCACCTCATACATCACATAGGCTCCAACCTCTGGATGTTTCTTGTTACGGGCCATTCAAGACATATTATGCAGGTGCACTACAGTCTGTTATTTTTAGGAAAGCTTTGCCTGTTACCATCTACAATATTGCAGAATGCGTAAGCACTGCACATGATAGAGCTCTCCACCCCTCAAACATAAAATCTGGCTTTAAGAAGACTGGCATTTTTCCTTTTGACCGTCATATATTCACAGAAGATGACTTTGCACCAAGTCAGGTTACTGACAGACCTCCACCTGAAGATTCTGATACTGGCATGAACCTAGATTTGCCATCAGGTGAGATCACATCCCAAGCACCTGCTTGTGATGTTGACAAAGTTACTTCCTTCACTTCTTCACCAGATGACAGACCTAGAGAAAGCAACGCGAGTAAATTACGAACAGATTTAAATATTCCTGTTTCAGCAAACCAATCAAGTGTAGTTACAAAAATGGACACAGCTTCTTCAACTGTTAAATTTCTGCAGGAGACACCAAATATAGAATTAGAAAAATCTGTGTTTCCTAAGTGCTCCCCAGTAGATATAAGGCCATATCCTAATGCTGAAGAACAGAAAAAAAGAGAGGAAGGAAACAAGGCAAGAGTATTATAGCAACAGACACACCAGTGAAAAATGAAATCGAagaaaggaaaaaatttaaacagaagggggaaaaaacaaacaaagacacaagtaaagcaaaaaaaaaatgaagtttgatTCAGACTCAGATGATGGAACAGCCATAAAATCTTTTGATGATGGAATGTCATCAACTGATGACATTAGTATTAATGGTAGTGAAGATGAAATATTGGGCGAATTTCCTGACATAAATTTGACATGCATAAAGAAAGATGCTTATGTTCTTGTTGGGCTGAAAGATGAGAAATATCCGAAGAAAGAAGTTCTTTATGTGGCACAAATAGTCAAAGACAAGAACGAAAATGGTGATTtcgaagttaaatatttaaagaaaagcaCAAAAGTGGAAGGACATTTTTATTTGCCATCTACTGAAGAGACAAAAATATATACACTACCTGATCATTGTATAAAGATGCTTCTACAAAACCCTAAACAATATGGTGTCACCAAAAGACAGAACTCATACATTAGTTTTGGTATTCATTTTAATAACTTGTATATTCGCTAAAAACTATTTTTCGTCGAACGAAATTCAACAAGACAGTTAGTTTTTGTGATGGTTTTGTTAAATACCTGAGGTAAtgaatgtaaatgtttttttttttgtgtatttgtagtgTTTGATaatgtatttatgtaaattaaaaatatggttcATAGTTCCCCAGTGTGTGGTTCATTCTACCCCATGGCTGGGGCACAGTGAACCACAGTgcacttttaaaaaaagttg
This genomic window from Bacillus rossius redtenbacheri isolate Brsri chromosome 6, Brsri_v3, whole genome shotgun sequence contains:
- the LOC134532841 gene encoding uncharacterized protein LOC134532841; protein product: MGKTIRKSAEKFSIPYPTFHRYVLKYMNNPASMSFEPDYCNRKIFTTQQENELVDYLVKCANMCYGLTTTQCRQLAYNLAKSNDIDVPDNWERNKEAGIDWFYGFRQRNPTLTIRKPEGCSLSRATSFNRHNVNMFYDNLQEILQREPKFCDGTRIFNLDETSTKTVPDKLQNVIAGKGIKQVNQATSGEKGILDTTCCIVNAAGNSLPPVMIFPRKKVTDVMFEKAPCGTLALSEKSGWMTGENFEKVMTHFVKHSTSSKDNPSLLILDNHESHLDPKALDVAKTNGVTILTLPPHTSHRLQPLDVSCYGPFKTYYAGALQSVIFRKALPVTIYNIAECVSTAHDRALHPSNIKSGFKKTGIFPFDRHIFTEDDFAPSQVTDRPPPEDSDTGMNLDLPSGEITSQAPACDVDKVTSFTSSPDDRPRESNASKLRTDLNIPVSANQSSVVTKMDTASSTVKFLQETPNIELEKSVFPKCSPVDIRPYPNAEEQKKREEGNKARVL